The genomic window ATTTGAAAAAGTATCGGGACTATCCGGCAAGTTTAGATCGCAGCTACCTCGTATTAGCCAACACTGGCGCCGGCTTTGGTGGCTCCCGCGAAGGATTTTCCTCGTTTGGATTAGACCGGTTGTCCAGTGTCGGCACCGGCATCTCGCGCGGGGTTGAACTCCTGATTCAGAAACGATTATCGGAAATCCGGAGTTATGGTATTGCAAGCTTCACATTTGGTCGCACCGACTTTACCGGAATCGATGGAAAGAAGCGTCCCGGCTCGTATGATCAGCGTATGATTATGAACATTAGCGGGGGATATGTCCCGAATGCGAAATGGGAATTTAGTGGAAAGTTCCGTTATGGTACCGGTGCGCCGTATACCCCCTACGATAACGTGGGCAAACAATCCGCTGCCAGTTACAACACCAAACGAATTCCCGATTTTCATTCGATTGATCTACGAGTCGACCGTCGTTGGAATCGTTCCGGTTGGACATTGGTTACCTACCTTGATATTCAGAATGCCTACAATCACCAGAATGTTAGCAGTTACAACTGGAACGAACGGGAACAAAAAGTCGAGGAAAATACCGACATCGGCATCTTGCCGTCAATCGGGATTAGCGCCGAGTTTTAGAATTCCTCAGTACCGATGTTATTTGCCGAATGGATTGGTTTCGTACCATCAATAACCTGAGGAGAAAGGATATATCGATGGAGAAGAAAATTGGAATATTAGGTTCCGGCATTGTAGGGAAAACACTCGCGGCAGGATTTGCTAAACATGGTTATGAGGTCATGATTGGGTCAGATACTCCAGCAAAACGCGAAGAACTTACCCGCGAAATGCCCGCACCAGTTCAGGTAGGTAGTTTGACCGAAACCGCGGCGTTTGGCGAAATTCTTGTGTTGGCGGTAAAGGGGTTTTCGGCAGTCGCTACGTTACAGAAAGCAGGACTCGCTAATCTCAAAGGGAAGACGATTCTCGATACGACGAATCCGATTCTCGAAACGGGGCCGGTAAATGGTGTATTGCAATACTTCACAGCTCAAAACGAGTCGCTGA from bacterium includes these protein-coding regions:
- a CDS encoding NAD(P)-binding domain-containing protein; amino-acid sequence: MEKKIGILGSGIVGKTLAAGFAKHGYEVMIGSDTPAKREELTREMPAPVQVGSLTETAAFGEILVLAVKGFSAVATLQKAGLANLKGKTILDTTNPILETGPVNGVLQYFTAQNESLMERFQAAAPEANFVKCFSCVGAYLMVDPQIGGTKPTMFICGNNDTAKETTKSILDEFGWEYEDCGTVEAARAIEPLAMLWCIPGFRENRWMHAFKLLK